A window of Blastomonas sp. SL216 contains these coding sequences:
- the metW gene encoding methionine biosynthesis protein MetW produces MTALRPDLQIIAENVKPGARVLDVGCGDGALMAALRDNSQVRARGLELDPANVSAAVTRGLSVIQGDADMDLADYPSDSVDYAILSQTLQTTRAPHKVLEELLRIGRQAFVSFPNFAHWRIRLSLATHGKMPVTRLLPESWYDTPNIHHVSIEDFRDLIAARGWTCDGEWFLSGGKPTSRGMANLLAEHAVFLLRR; encoded by the coding sequence GTGACCGCGCTGCGTCCCGACCTGCAGATCATTGCCGAGAATGTGAAGCCCGGCGCGCGCGTGCTCGATGTCGGCTGCGGCGATGGCGCGCTGATGGCGGCGCTGCGCGACAACAGCCAGGTCCGCGCGCGCGGGCTGGAGCTGGACCCCGCCAATGTCAGCGCAGCGGTGACGCGCGGGCTTTCGGTCATCCAGGGCGATGCCGATATGGACCTGGCCGATTATCCATCGGACAGCGTCGATTATGCGATCCTTAGCCAGACCCTGCAGACCACGCGCGCGCCGCACAAGGTGCTCGAAGAACTTTTGCGCATCGGGCGGCAGGCCTTTGTCAGCTTCCCCAATTTCGCGCACTGGCGCATCCGCCTGTCGCTCGCGACGCACGGCAAGATGCCGGTCACCCGGCTGCTGCCCGAAAGCTGGTACGACACGCCCAATATCCACCATGTCAGCATCGAGGATTTCCGCGACCTGATCGCGGCGCGCGGCTGGACCTGCGATGGCGAATGGTTCCTTTCAGGGGGCAAGCCGACCTCGCGCGGCATGGCCAACCTGCTGGCTGAACATGCGGTATTCCTGCTGAGGCGCTGA